CTTCAACTAAAGAATTGCCAACACTGACATTCCTGGCTTTGAAAAAAGTATAAGACATGCCTCCTCCTACAATTAATGTATCAACACGAGGAAGGAGATTTTTTATAACATCAATCTTGCCCGATATTTTGGCTCCACCTAAAATTGCAACAAACGGATGATCAGGGTTATTTATAAGCTTCCCCAAAAATTTGATCTCTTTTTCCATAAGAAATCCTGCATAACCTTTTAAATACTTCGTAACCCCTTCCGTTGAAGCATGAGCGCGATGAGCCGTACCAAAAGCATCATCAACATAAACTTCGGCAAGTGAAGCTAATTTCTTCGCAAATTCAGGATCGTTTTTTTCTTCTTCTTTATAAAATCTGACATTTTCCAAAAGGAGAACATCTCCTTCTTTTAAAGAAGCAACAGCTTTCTCAACTTCAGTTCCTATGGAATCTTTTACATATTGAACCTGTTTTCCAAATAATTCAGATAATCTTTTTGCCACAGGTTCCATGCGGAATTTATCTTCCGGCCCGTTTTTTGGGCGTCCCAAATGAGACACAAGAATTACCTTAGCCCCTTTATCTGATAAATATTTTATTGTAGGAATTGCCGCTTTAATACGGGTATCGTCCGTAATATTTAATTTATCATCCTGAGGAACATTAAAATCAACGCGAACCAAAACTCTTTTCCCCTTCAAATCCTTTATATCTTCAACTGTTTGCTTTGCCATGTAAACATCCCCTTTCTTTGATTCATTTTAAAACAAAAAGGAATAATTTACAATTGAAGTTTGAAAAATATAAGAAAAACCGCTTTAACCCCGATTATTCATAGACTAACAAAATTTTAACAGTCTATTGGAAAATTCCTTAGGTATGAACCCCGATTTCCTAATCGGGGTGAATAATCGGGGTTAACTTGAGCAAAGGCATGTCGTCAGGTGGTTTATTCGTTTTTCATCTGTTTCAAATTAAAGTCTAATTCAGCAATTCTATTTTTAGTAATTATAGAGGCGACCTCAAAAAATAAATAGACTGTCGCACTGGTTAAAAATATAAATCCAAACATCTTTTTATCAAACCAATCAATATTATTGTAAAACTTATAAATTCCTACCAATATTAAGCCAGCTAATACGCGAGGGCCTTTCCCTTCTTTTGTTTTCATGGCCTCTAAAAAATGTAATGCCAAGTTATATCTCTGCAAAGATACGGACATTCCAACAGAGGGATCTTTTCTAAGTGTAGCA
The candidate division WOR-1 bacterium RIFOXYB2_FULL_36_35 genome window above contains:
- a CDS encoding phosphoglycerate kinase translates to MAKQTVEDIKDLKGKRVLVRVDFNVPQDDKLNITDDTRIKAAIPTIKYLSDKGAKVILVSHLGRPKNGPEDKFRMEPVAKRLSELFGKQVQYVKDSIGTEVEKAVASLKEGDVLLLENVRFYKEEEKNDPEFAKKLASLAEVYVDDAFGTAHRAHASTEGVTKYLKGYAGFLMEKEIKFLGKLINNPDHPFVAILGGAKISGKIDVIKNLLPRVDTLIVGGGMSYTFFKARNVSVGNSLVEEDKIPVAKEVLKTAIDLNKTVMLPIDHIVADKFDPNANTQLVTRGGIPDGWQGMDIGPDTITKFSHAIKKAKTIFWNGPMGVFEFDKFEHGTFAIAEMIAEATEKGAISVIGGGDSVAAIEKAGLAGKISHISTGGGASLEFVEGKVLPGIACLQDK